The sequence AAATGACACaagaaatctttaaagaatcacaaGTCCAAAATTTAACTCACTCAACCAACCAAAtacatttaaatatattttagaaCAAAAAGATGGATGAAACGGTTAAACCTCTTATATATGGATTCAATAGCACTCAACTAGTTCAATGATAAGAAAAGTACATTATTTAGTTacgggtaaagtatactttttgtccttgaagtttggaaaaattttaaaaatatccctaagttttcattttgcatcaaatataccctcgatggctaaattttcaaaaaatttaagaccaatctaacaataatgcataaaaattatgcttgatttgcttgtgttgaaggttgttcttatgaaattgttgttgaattggttttattttttttgaaaaattagccgtcaggggtatatttgatgcaaatcgaaaacttataagataaaattgaaacacaataaaacttaggggtatttttaaaatttttgtcaaacttcaaagacaaaaaatatactttaccctttaacTACAAATGATACAGTTAAAAAATTTcgatatcaaaattaaaattttttatatcacagtaaaaaaaatttggtgttattttttctaataaattctgccaaattcaaaattctccttcctctttttttttcttcgtcataattatcattatcatttttttttgcattctcatatttTTTGTTTCATCCTTTTAATAAGAACTTATGTCACGGTTAAGAAATTTTGGTGTCAAAATTAAGAAACTTCTTGCATAATGGTAAAAAATTTTCAgtgttattttttaataaattttgcataattcaaaattcatctttctcttttttttaccgtcatcattttctttttctttttttgttcatCTTCTCCTCCTTGTTTTAtattctcataattttttttattttatcttcttaaCAAAAGAATGATAATGTCACGATGatgaaaaatacataaaaaaaaaaagaaaatgcgtGATTCATAAATTTATTGTGTGAGgttttttattaaatttgatcaacttgattaaatttaattaataaaaatatttaattgataaaaatatttaaatgtgCAGTGAAATCGTTAATTAAATTCATGTTATAATATATGAGATATTTAGACATGATATCtctttttcctagtgaatttaatACGACAAAATTGACAAAGTCAAAAGAAACCACATAATGGAGGGAAAACTCATATTAGAGAACACAAGGCAGAACATATAAGAAATCAAGAATGTATATGATAAATTATAAGAATTTCTCAGAGTCATATGCTATACTAAAATTATAAAATGTcccctttaattttcaatttaattaattaattaattaataaaaaaaagagagagaaaaataaggggTTGGAAAACATATATAAATTTGGAGTTGTATCTCCTTCGTTCTTCCCTTCACTCCCAACTATTAATTACATGGCATTCCGAATTCTCTGCTTATTCCTACAAAAATCAAACGCATTATTTCTTCCCTCATTCATATTCATATAAATCATCTTTTTCTTTCAATCCAATTCTCTTTTGCGGTTTTTGGCTTCTCATATGCTCTGAAACCACGATTTTGACGTAGAACATGTAAATATCCCTCATTGTTTATATATGAATTGATGATTGATACAATGTTCAATACAGAAAATCATTTGCATGATCTGTGCTCGTATTTTGTAGATTGATTGCAATTTTGGTTGAAAACGATGAATTCTTGTTGATTGCAATTGAGGCGCTGTTGGAGGTTGTGGAAAACAAATAGAAAGAAGCAATGGATTCTGCAAGAAGTTGGCTTCACAAATTTCAGCCACGAGAGAAAGGGAAGAGCGCTAGCAGAAGGAAAGAAGGTGATGGAGAAGAGGATAATAATGGTGCTCCCATGGATGAAGCAGCTCTTTCAAATGTCACAAAGCAGAAGGTTGCAGCAGCTAAACAGTATATTGAGAATCATTACAAAGAGCAAATGAAGAGCCTTCAGGAAAGGAAGGAGcggtatatatttatatatatatgcttttTTTTTCAATCTTATCCATGTTTTAATTAATATCATGTGTGTTTGGATGTGAGACTCTTTGTTCTATAAGGATTGTGGAAAGTTGGAAGATTTTAATTCCTAAGAATTTTAAAACTAGTACCTCAATGACTCTAGTAGGAACCAAAGTAGTTAGAATTTAGTGAGTTCTAGCTTCTAGGTACTAATTAGCTCTTAAGCTTGAATACTCCTAAATGGTTGCTGTGACTTTTGTTGTTAACTTACTAAAGTTTTGGCATTTATTAGGCAAAGGTAGTGATATAATTAGAATCAAGTATCAATGGATTTTTGAGTTACTGTTAGGAGTTTATATTGTAATTTTCCTTTGAGGTACAATCCAATATCACCTTGGTGATAATTACTATTTCCCTCCTTGCTTGGCTAAAGAATGTAGAAATTATTATTATATGTACATGATGTTGATTTTCATTATCCTAGTTGCATTggaaacttttttaaaattttctaatacTTCATTGGTGACAGTCGAAccatcttggaaaagaagttagCTGATGCTGATGTGTCTGAGGAGGATCAAAACAACCTACTTAAATTTCTAGAGAAAAAAGAAACTGAATATATGCGCCTTCAGAGGCATAAGATGGGAGTTGATGATTTCGAGTTATTGACCATGATTGGCAAAGGTGCATTTGGAGAGGTATCTATGAGCTTATTATAAGTAATTGACATGCTCAACTATCCCATCTTCTTCCTATTCATATTATATACATGCCCCTGCCCTCCAACAATTATGATTTCTTCTGAAGTTTGAAAATGTTGCAGGTTAGAGTATGTAGAGAAAAGACAACAGGTCATGTATATGcaatgaaaaaattaaagaaagcagagATGCTTCGTAGAGGCCAGGTTTTCAGATATTTTCTTCTACAAAAGAATAGCTTTTATGCATTCGAAGTTGTCATTATTTTTCCATAATGTATCTCAATCTTTGTAGGTAGAACATGTTAGAGCTGAGAGAAATCTCCTTGCCGAGGTTGACAGCAATTGCATAGTCAAACTTTATTGTTCTTTTCAAGATGAGGATCATCTGTATCTTATTATGGAGTACCTACCTGGTGGGGATATGATGACTCTACTTATGAGAAAGGACATCTTGACTGAAGATGAAACCCGTTTTTATATAGGAGAAACCGTTCTGGCTATTGAGTCTATACATAAACACAATTACATACATAGGTATCTACAGAACTGTCCATTTACTTGATATTAGCATAGTATACTCTGTTATGCTAAATAAAACTATTCTATGTAGGCTTAGAGTTGAATGAAAAGTAGtataaaaaaatagattaattATGAAATTCATTGGTAGAGATAAGTCATTTAATGATTGCATtccatatagttttgagtataaTCCATGAATAAAAGTTGTTTGATGTACGCAAAAAGGGGATTTGCTTACATTTGTAACCATAGTTTTTTAGTAGTTGTTTGAAACCAAAACAAACTTGatcaatataaattttcaaaactttatGTTGCAGGGACATTAAGCCTGATAATTTATTGCTCGATAGATTCGGACATGTGAGGCTGTCAGATTTTGGACTTTGTAAACCATTAGACTGTAGTACACTTGAAGAAGCAGATCTTTCTGTAGGTCAAAATCTTCAGGGATCTGCACAAAATGATGGCACAACTCCAAAACGCACACAACAAGAACAGTTGGAACACTGGCAGCAAAACAGAAGGACTCTTGTAAGTTCATTAGTATTGTGTGTTTCTTTGTCGTTTAGTATGACAGTGTGTACAATTGAGCACTGTTATACATTTTGCCTTTATAATGCAAGAGAAGGAGCCATGAATATTTGGTAGTAGTTGGATAAAGATTATGGGTGGTTGAAGTATTAAAATTCTTTTTATCATCTTTTTCCACTTAAATCTAGCAATCAGTTTCTAGTGAACTTTTTAGTTTAGAAGTACTTTTCTGGTGCAAATTATAATTCTAACTATGGTATTTTCTTTTCCATCTGACGAAAACATGAAATACTTTTTGTGCCTTTATCCCTATACAGGCCTATTCTACTGTTGGTACACCTGATTATATTGCTCCAGAAGTCTTATTGAAAAAGGGTTATGGGATGGAATGTGATTGGTGAGTTTAATAATGTGAATTTCCATTAAAATTGGTTTTAGTTTTCTTTTGCTTCATCAGTCCTAGGTGAATACTTTGTTACTTCTTTTTTTCCCTTGTGTCTTTAATTTAAGTATTAAGAAAGTGAGCCTTAGAACAATAGTAAGATTGCTACCTAGTAATCTGAAGGCTATTAATTTCACAAACTCCAAAATAACGTGCTGCCTTTTCATTAAAATACTTTGCAAGCGTAATGATTTTCGTTCATTTATAGAAAATACTTGTAAGTTAAATACTTCTAAGTTGCACATTTTATCCTGATATGATGATTGTTATCAAATTCCCAGGTGGTCACTTGGAGCCATTATGTATGAAATGTTGGTGGGATATCCACCTTTTTATTCTGATGATCCAATGTCAACATGTAGGAAGGTAAtatttattatcaaaatttttacTGATTGTATATTTTCGAATATTATTTCGATTTgctctaatttttttaaacatgGATCCATTAGTTGATTGTAAACATAGGAGTTCATAGGTTTAACCATAGTTTACTATTTTATGCAGATAGTAAACTGGAAATCTCACTTGAAATTTCCAGAAGAAGCAAGACTATCTCCAGAGGCTAAAGATCTTATTAGTAAGCTTTTGTGTAACGTCCCTCAGAGGCTAGGATCAAATGGCGCAGATGAAATAAAGGTGTTGTATGGTGTGTCCTTTTCTATATTCTGAGATTTATTATATAGAAATTTGAATATAGAGGTCACCGTTTTCATGTTTTCCTTCTATAGGCTCATCCATTTTTTAATGGTGTTGTTTGGGACAAGTTGTATCAAATGGAAGCTGCATTTATTCCTGAAGTCAATGATGAGTTAGAtactcaaaattttgaaaagtttgAAGAGGTATTTGAGTCTTTTAGTTTCATGTATATTTTATGTAGCTACATATCCAAGGTCATTTCATCTTTGATATATTTCCTCATTTTACTATTTGGCATCAACAGTCAGATAACCATGTTCTGAAATCAGCATCAAGATCTGGTCCATGGAGAAAGGTAACCTTATATGTTTATTTATTAATGAGAATTATCTTTACTAAGTTCTCTTCACAATTGTGATATACTGATATTGCTTATAAATGtgcaataattaataatattatgtcACAGATGCTTTCATCTAAGGACATGAATTTTGTGGGATATACATACAAGAACTTTGAAATCGTCAATGACTATCAAGTTCCTGGAATGGGTACATTTCTTTTTTCTCCTCTTATGTTCAAAATTTGA is a genomic window of Arachis ipaensis cultivar K30076 chromosome B06, Araip1.1, whole genome shotgun sequence containing:
- the LOC107648095 gene encoding serine/threonine-protein kinase 38-like → MDSARSWLHKFQPREKGKSASRRKEGDGEEDNNGAPMDEAALSNVTKQKVAAAKQYIENHYKEQMKSLQERKERRTILEKKLADADVSEEDQNNLLKFLEKKETEYMRLQRHKMGVDDFELLTMIGKGAFGEVRVCREKTTGHVYAMKKLKKAEMLRRGQVEHVRAERNLLAEVDSNCIVKLYCSFQDEDHLYLIMEYLPGGDMMTLLMRKDILTEDETRFYIGETVLAIESIHKHNYIHRDIKPDNLLLDRFGHVRLSDFGLCKPLDCSTLEEADLSVGQNLQGSAQNDGTTPKRTQQEQLEHWQQNRRTLAYSTVGTPDYIAPEVLLKKGYGMECDWWSLGAIMYEMLVGYPPFYSDDPMSTCRKIVNWKSHLKFPEEARLSPEAKDLISKLLCNVPQRLGSNGADEIKAHPFFNGVVWDKLYQMEAAFIPEVNDELDTQNFEKFEESDNHVLKSASRSGPWRKMLSSKDMNFVGYTYKNFEIVNDYQVPGMAELKKKSSRSKKPSIKSLFDVDPEGSELSEAVDASATNQSEESHNKNE